From bacterium, one genomic window encodes:
- the ftsA gene encoding cell division protein FtsA — MENKNLITGIDLGSSKIAVAIGDCKDGEINLKSYEIEESVGIRGGVIVDLKAACECISRVIQKAEKKAKTEITSAFIGISGQHLHSNNNEGKISLSTDQEEIGVQHLKEVIFKAKTSPSSLGLEVLHVLPSEFILDNVGGGKNPIGLFGKELKVKLTSVIGLTTAIQNAIRCVHLAGLDVEHVIANMIATGEAILYPEEKDLGVGLIDLGSHLTDIAIYKGEYPAYLSSLPYGGENLSREIATRLHISLKEAEEIKKSHGVCLRYLLDNNEEINFGKPTAKKIRKLELAEIIEEKSEMLVSHIFARIGNYLPLLGSGIVLTGGTSNLVGLKEVIEQKMNLPVRIGGIRTDLIAKASIFQKPSESMEYATSLGLIAYGKRVRDKEKNFPWEKENIYDKTIGKVFNWFKNFF, encoded by the coding sequence TCCGTTGGCATTAGAGGGGGAGTTATCGTTGATTTGAAAGCTGCCTGTGAATGTATTAGCAGGGTAATCCAAAAAGCGGAGAAAAAAGCAAAAACCGAAATCACTTCAGCTTTTATCGGCATTTCGGGACAACATCTTCATTCAAACAATAATGAAGGCAAGATTTCTCTATCAACTGACCAGGAAGAAATTGGAGTTCAACATCTAAAAGAAGTTATTTTTAAAGCTAAAACAAGCCCTTCATCTTTAGGGTTAGAAGTGTTGCATGTTCTGCCCTCGGAGTTTATCTTGGATAATGTAGGGGGGGGTAAAAATCCAATCGGACTTTTCGGAAAAGAATTGAAAGTTAAATTAACCTCTGTAATAGGGCTTACGACTGCAATTCAAAACGCAATAAGATGCGTTCATTTAGCAGGATTAGATGTAGAACATGTTATTGCAAATATGATTGCCACCGGAGAAGCTATTCTTTATCCGGAAGAAAAAGATTTAGGGGTGGGATTGATAGACTTGGGTTCACATTTGACAGATATTGCGATTTATAAAGGAGAATATCCTGCCTATTTGTCGTCGCTTCCTTATGGAGGAGAAAATTTGTCCAGGGAAATAGCAACCAGACTGCATATTTCATTAAAAGAAGCCGAGGAAATCAAGAAGAGTCATGGAGTTTGCCTAAGGTATCTGTTAGACAATAACGAAGAAATAAATTTCGGGAAACCGACTGCAAAAAAAATAAGAAAATTGGAATTGGCGGAAATCATAGAAGAGAAAAGCGAAATGTTGGTTTCGCATATATTTGCAAGAATTGGAAATTATCTGCCTTTATTAGGTTCGGGTATTGTGCTTACGGGTGGTACATCCAATCTTGTTGGATTAAAAGAAGTCATAGAGCAGAAGATGAATTTACCCGTGAGAATTGGCGGAATTAGAACGGATTTAATTGCTAAGGCGTCTATTTTTCAAAAACCTTCAGAATCGATGGAATATGCGACATCGTTGGGGCTTATTGCTTACGGAAAACGTGTTAGAGATAAAGAAAAAAATTTCCCGTGGGAAAAAGAGAATATTTATGATAAAACAATAGGTAAAGTTTTTAATTGGTTCAAAAATTTCTTTTAA